A single Bifidobacterium scardovii JCM 12489 = DSM 13734 DNA region contains:
- a CDS encoding glutamate ABC transporter substrate-binding protein, translated as MTVTNTFKRKACRVVAALAAVACTLSLAACGQDESGKIRIGIKFDQPGLGFKKSGTYVGFDVDVAKYVAKKLGYSEDEIVWKEAPSKQREAMLQNGDVDMILASYSITDERKKAVSFAGPYFVAGQDLLVRKDDRSIKGPEDLNGKRLCSVTGSTSAATVKEKFASEVQLMEQPGYAECATALFSGIVDAVTTDDIILAGLASASRGKLRVVGKPFTQEYYGVGIKKGDTQLATKINNAIVDMIQDGSWQRAITDNTAGTSYTPNVKYNPPTPNEGEE; from the coding sequence ATGACTGTTACCAACACTTTCAAACGGAAGGCCTGCCGCGTGGTCGCCGCGCTCGCCGCCGTGGCCTGCACGCTGTCGCTGGCGGCCTGCGGGCAGGACGAGAGCGGCAAGATCCGCATCGGCATCAAGTTCGACCAGCCGGGCCTCGGCTTCAAGAAGTCCGGCACCTACGTGGGCTTCGACGTGGACGTGGCCAAGTACGTGGCCAAGAAACTCGGCTACTCCGAGGACGAGATCGTCTGGAAGGAGGCCCCGTCCAAGCAGCGTGAGGCCATGCTGCAGAACGGCGACGTGGACATGATCCTCGCCTCGTATTCGATCACCGACGAACGCAAGAAGGCCGTCTCCTTCGCCGGCCCGTACTTCGTGGCCGGCCAGGACCTGCTGGTGCGCAAGGACGACCGCTCGATCAAAGGTCCCGAGGATCTCAATGGCAAGCGCCTGTGCTCGGTCACCGGCTCGACCTCGGCGGCCACCGTCAAGGAGAAGTTCGCCTCCGAGGTGCAGCTCATGGAGCAGCCCGGCTATGCCGAATGCGCCACCGCGCTGTTCTCCGGCATCGTGGACGCGGTCACCACCGACGACATCATCCTCGCCGGCCTCGCCTCGGCCTCGCGCGGCAAGCTCCGGGTGGTCGGCAAGCCGTTCACGCAGGAATACTACGGCGTGGGCATCAAGAAGGGCGACACCCAGCTCGCCACCAAGATCAACAACGCGATCGTCGACATGATCCAGGACGGGTCGTGGCAGCGGGCGATCACCGACAACACGGCCGGCACCTCGTACACGCCGAACGTGAAGTACAACCCGCCGACCCCGAACGAAGGAGAGGAGTAA
- a CDS encoding amino acid ABC transporter permease, which yields MADTSNSVLFDQPGPKGRRTIRIVNWIAGAIFAVVLVLILLRLHNPPYGENQLSWELWKPALEGEAWTDFYLPGLWMTVKATVVAVVGAVAFGLLFGVGRLLPNPLVRGVSAVVVEFCRAVPVLLLMIFFWRWFAFAGLPSPSYWAVVLALVLYNGSVVAELVRSGVGNLPNGQREASLALGLSETQSLMQIEVPQAVYAMLPAAVTQLVVVLKDTALGSIIMYTDLLQESRRLGSMYFNILQTLVMAAVIYFVACWLLSRLAEWLPSRMQQRTAAPAEPEPVAPIAIMDPSNVNQIAVAKEVEELPLGGAPRKYHVHHRGTNASIRQWRRTRYEQGYDETHPESQVDPSTGEFAAFLKSETKDTATPKDGEEPRKDA from the coding sequence ATGGCCGATACTTCGAATTCCGTGCTGTTCGACCAGCCCGGCCCCAAGGGGCGGCGCACCATACGCATCGTCAACTGGATCGCCGGCGCGATCTTCGCCGTCGTGCTCGTGCTGATCCTCCTGCGGCTGCACAACCCGCCGTACGGCGAGAACCAGCTGAGCTGGGAGCTGTGGAAGCCCGCGCTTGAAGGCGAGGCGTGGACCGACTTCTACCTGCCCGGCCTGTGGATGACCGTCAAGGCCACCGTCGTCGCCGTGGTCGGCGCCGTCGCGTTCGGCCTGCTGTTCGGCGTCGGGCGCCTGCTGCCGAATCCGCTGGTCAGAGGCGTTTCCGCGGTCGTCGTGGAGTTCTGCCGCGCGGTGCCCGTGCTGCTGCTCATGATCTTCTTCTGGCGCTGGTTCGCGTTCGCCGGGCTGCCCAGCCCCTCGTATTGGGCCGTGGTGCTGGCGCTGGTGCTGTACAACGGTTCGGTCGTCGCCGAACTCGTGCGCTCGGGCGTCGGCAACCTGCCGAACGGCCAGCGCGAGGCGTCGCTCGCCCTCGGATTGAGCGAGACCCAGTCGCTCATGCAGATCGAGGTGCCGCAGGCCGTGTACGCGATGCTGCCGGCCGCCGTCACGCAGCTTGTGGTGGTGCTGAAGGACACCGCGCTCGGCTCGATCATCATGTACACGGATCTGTTGCAGGAATCGCGCCGATTGGGATCGATGTACTTCAATATCCTGCAGACCCTGGTGATGGCCGCGGTCATCTACTTCGTGGCCTGCTGGCTGCTGTCGAGGCTCGCCGAATGGCTGCCCTCACGCATGCAGCAGCGCACGGCCGCGCCGGCCGAGCCCGAGCCGGTGGCGCCGATCGCGATCATGGACCCCTCGAACGTCAACCAGATCGCCGTGGCCAAGGAGGTCGAGGAGCTGCCGCTCGGCGGCGCGCCGCGCAAGTACCATGTGCACCACCGCGGCACCAACGCCTCGATCCGCCAGTGGCGCCGGACGCGCTACGAGCAGGGCTACGACGAGACGCATCCGGAATCGCAGGTCGACCCGTCGACCGGCGAGTTCGCGGCGTTCCTGAAGTCCGAGACCAAGGACACGGCCACGCCGAAGGATGGCGAGGAGCCCCGGAAGGACGCATAA
- a CDS encoding amino acid ABC transporter permease: MDGFIQLFGEYDILGAFLVNIELTLWSALFSMILGVVLVMMRISPISSLRAVAGAYVELFKNLPLTIIMVFMVLGAYAQLKLSFSDTFAVNFFWLAVTGLSLYTAAFVCESLRSGINTVPLGQAEAARALGLGFMQSATEIILPQAFRGSVAPLGNTLIALLKNSTVAAAASVSTETSSLMSTMIEFRPDVIVQIFLVFAFGYVILIIPIGMLTTFLSNKLAVRR; encoded by the coding sequence ATGGACGGATTCATCCAGCTGTTCGGCGAATACGACATTCTCGGCGCGTTCCTCGTCAACATCGAGCTGACCCTGTGGTCGGCGCTGTTCTCGATGATCCTCGGCGTGGTGCTCGTCATGATGCGCATCTCGCCGATCTCCTCGCTGCGCGCGGTCGCCGGCGCCTACGTCGAACTGTTCAAGAACCTGCCGCTGACCATCATCATGGTGTTCATGGTGCTCGGCGCCTACGCGCAGCTGAAGCTCAGCTTCTCCGACACCTTCGCCGTGAACTTCTTCTGGCTGGCCGTCACCGGCCTGAGCCTGTACACGGCCGCGTTCGTGTGCGAGTCGCTGCGAAGCGGCATCAACACCGTGCCGCTCGGCCAGGCCGAGGCGGCCCGCGCGCTGGGCCTCGGCTTCATGCAATCGGCCACCGAGATCATCCTGCCGCAGGCCTTCCGCGGCTCGGTGGCGCCGCTGGGCAACACGCTGATCGCGCTGCTCAAGAACTCGACGGTGGCCGCCGCCGCGTCCGTGTCGACCGAGACCTCGTCGCTGATGAGCACGATGATCGAGTTCCGACCCGACGTGATCGTCCAGATCTTCCTGGTGTTCGCGTTCGGCTACGTGATCCTGATCATCCCGATCGGCATGCTCACCACGTTCCTGTCCAACAAGCTCGCCGTGAGGAGGTGA